The sequence ACCGCAGTTGCTCATGGCACCGATGCGGTTCATGGCGATAGCGATGGTTTCGTGTGCTTCGGGGCTCAAGGAGCCAAGACTCATGGCGCCTGCCACAAAGTGCTTGACAATGGATTCACGGCTTTCGACTTCGGAAATATCGATCGGAGTCGCTTCCTTGAACTTGAACAAGCCGCGGAGCGTTGCCTGACGTTCAGACTGGTCGTTAATGAGCTTGCTGTAAACCTTGAACTTTTCGTAGTCGCCGCCCTGAACGGCCTGACGGAAGGCTGCCAAGGACTGCGGAGTCCACAAGTGCTTTTCGCCTTCTTTGCGGTAAGCGTACTGGCCACCGGACTGAAGAACCTTGCTTGCGTCGGCAAAGGCAATCTTCTGGCGTTCGCCCACTTCGGTAGCGATTTCTTCGAGACCGATACCTTCGATGCGGCTTGCGGTACCCGGCAAGAACTTTTCGACGAGCTCCTTGTTCAGGCCGACCGCTTCGAAAATCTGGGCGCTGCGGTAGCTACGGAGGGTAGAAATACCCATCTTCGACATAATCTTGAGGAGACCCTTATCGACAGCCTTCACGTAGTTGGCGGCAGCCGTCACCGGATCGACATCGAGGTCGCCGTTGTGGCACATGTTGGTAATGCTCTGGAAGGCCAGATACGGGTTGATGACCGTGGCACCGAAACCGAGCAACAGGGCAAAGTGCATGACTTCGCGGACTTCGCCGGACTGCACCACCAGACCGATTTCAGGACGCACGCCGGCTTCCACAAGGGCGCGGTTCACGCTGGCCGTGGCAAGTAGCGACGGAATAGGCACGTAGCCCCAATCGATGTTCTTATCGGTCAGAACGATGATATCGAAGCCCTCGTTCACGGCACGCACGGCATCGCCAGCGAGGTTCTGCAAGGCGGCTTCCAGGACTTCCCCATTGCCACCGAGCGGGAACTGCATCTTGAGTTCCTTGGCCTTGAAAGCCTTATCGCCAATGTTTTCAAAGCGGCGGATTTCGTCTTCGGTCACGATCGGGCGCGGAATCTTGATGAGGTGCGCCTGTTCCGGAGTTTCTTCGAGGATGTTGCCGTGGTTACCGATGTAAGTCGTAAGGCTCATCACCAATTCTTCACGAATCGGGTCAATCGGCGGGTTCGTCACCTGAGCGAACAGCTGCTTGAAGTAGTTGAACAGCGGCTGCGGCTTGTCAGAGAGCACGGCGAGAGCGGCGTCGTTACCCATAGAACCAATCGGTTCTGCACCGTTCTTGGCCATGGGCTGCAAAATAATGGAGAGGTCTTCGGCAGAGTAACCGAAGCGCTTCTGCTGCACCAGAATATCGTCAGGAACGTCGGCCGGGTTAATTTCGCTAAAGAGGCCACGAACGCTCATCTTGTTTTCGGCGACCCAGCGGCGGTACGGCTTGCTACGGGCCACGTAAGCCTTCATTTCGGCGTTCTTCAAGATGTGGTGATTTTCGAGGTCGAGGTAGATGATTTCACCGGGTTTGAGGCGGCCCTTTTCTTCGACTTCGTCATCCTGCAGGTCGAGCACGCCCGTTTCAGAGGCCATCACGAAGAGACCGTCTTTACATAAAGTGTAACGTGCCGGACGAAGACCGTTACGGTCGAGGATTGCACCGGCGTTCACACCGTCAGAGAAAGCGACGGCAGCAGGGCCGTCCCACGGTTCCATCAGCATGGATTCGTATTCAAAGAAGCCACGCACGTCGCGGCCGAGATAATGCTTCTGGCCCCAAGCCTGCGGCAGGAGCATCATCATCGCATGCGGGAGGCTACGGCCCGCTGCGACGAGAAGCTCAAACATGTTATCAAGGCTAGCAGAGTCGCTCTGGCCCGGCATAATGAGCGGCAAGAGCTTCGGCAAATCTTCACCGATGACATCGCTCTTCAGGAGCGGTTCGCGGGCGCGAAGGCTGTTCAGGTTACCGCGCAGGGTGTTGATTTCACCATTGTGAGCGAGGTAGCGGAACGGATGAGCCAGCGGCCAAGTCGGGAACGTGTTGGTAGAATAACGCTGGTGAACGAGAGCCAAGGGGCTTTCGAAATCGAGGTCGTTCAGGTCCTTATAGAAGCCTTCGATCTGGCTTGCAAGCAACAGGCCCTTGTACACAATGCTCTTGCGGCTGCAGCTGCAAACATACACGCCCTTGCAGGTCTTTTCGACCAGGCGGCGCACCACGTAAAGCTTGATATCGAATTCTTCGTTGGTCTTGAACTTGGAGCCGTCAAAGAACACCTGGCGAATGTGCGGCAGGGTTTCGCGAGCCGTGTGACCGATTGTAGCGGGGTTCACCGGAACTTCGCGGAACTGGATGACATCGACACCTTCGGATTCGGCAACGTGCTTGATTTCGGCATCCAAAGCATCGGCGGCAAGCGTATTTTCGACAAAGTACATGGCCACGCCGTAACGGGCCGGAAGACTCGGATAGAGCTTGCGGAAGAACTTATGCGGCATAGAAAGCAAAAGGCCAGCGCCGTCACCCGTTTCAGGGTCGCCACCAGCCGCACCGCGGTGCATGAGCCTTTTCAAGACCGTAATACCCTGCAACACAATCTGGTGCGAGGCAACATTATTAATATTGGCAACTAGGCCGACACCGCAGGCGTCGTGTTCGTTGGCCGGATCGTAAAGTGCTTGAGCGTTCATAAATAATCCTTGTTTTTACTTTTTTGCGCTCCGTATTTGCAAAATCCGTGCCAAACAGACAAAACACCCGCCAATTATTGAAAAAGCGGTCAAAAATGTAAAATGAAAGCCGAATCCTAAAATTCAGCCAAATTTTCAATTTCAAAATTTGTAAAGAATCGTAGCTATTTTACAAATCTTGTAACAAACAAAGGGAGATGCCTCTCCCTCACTCCAGCCTTGCCCAAAATCATCAAAGCAACTGATACACGTCACAAACGTCCTAGGGCAAGTCTGCCGTTACCCTCTCGCCTAGGGGGCCACCCCCCCCTAAGACCCCCAATATTTATTCGAACACTTTCTTCTTGCGTTGGTCACGACCGATAAACACGAGGCTCACAACCACACCGGCAAGCAGTGCCACCGAGGTGAAAATCCATGCGGTAGAATGCCCGCAGGTCACCTGGAAGAACAGCACCGAGAGACTCCAGCCGATGACCGTCTGGAGCACCATCATGAGCGTTCCGTAAAAGCGTCCGAGTTCGCGGAAGGCGGTTCCCATGGCGGCAAGGCACGGCACATAGAGCAATATAAACAGCAGGTAGGCCAGCACCTGGAAGCGACCGAGGTTGAAATGCGCCTGCATCGTCTTGTACGCTCCTTCGTTCCCGGCACTTTCGGATTCATCAATCGCGTCCTTGACGCCCAGCGGGTTCGCAATGGAGGTAAAGACTTCCACTAAGTTCGCCGGGATGCTCACCAGAGCTTCTTTTACAGTGGATTTGAGGCTAAAGCCATCATCTGCAGCGGGCTCTGCAGCAGCCTCAGTCGCGCCGACCTCCCCCGCCGCATCACCCGTGCCCTCGATGGCGTACAGCGAGTTGAGCGTACCGACAATCGCTTCCTTCGCGAAAAGTCCCGTAAAGAGCGCCACCGAAGCGGGCCAATTGTCGCGTTCAACACCGAAGGGTTCGAACACGGGCGTAATCACCGTACCCACGGCGCTCAGCACCGACTTTTCGTTGTTGTCGTTGCCGAAACTTCCGTCAGTACCGACGGAACCCATAAAGCCGAGCACCGTCACCATGATGAGCACGACCTTGCCCGCGCGGAAAACGAATTCCTTGAGGCGGAGCCATGCATGGCGGAAAAGGTTACGCGCCTTGGGCAAATGGTAAGGCGGCAGTTCCATGATAAACGTCGATTCCTTGCCCATGAAAACCGTATGGCGCAAAAGCAGGCCGTAAATCAACGCAATCACAATGCCCGTCAAGTAAATTCCGAACACGAGCGTCCCTGCGCTTTCGCCGAAGAACGCCGCGCCAAACAGCGCATACACCGGGAGGCGCGCGCCGCAGCTCATAAACGGCACCAGAAACAACGTAAGGAACCTTTCGCGCTTGTTTTCGAGCGTACGCGTGCCCATGAGCGCCGGCACCGAGCAGCCAAAGCCCACGATCATCGGCACAAAGGCCTTGCCCGGGAGCCCGAGGAACCGCATAAAGCGATCCGCCACGAATGCCGCACGCGACATGTAGCCGGAATCTTCGAGGAACGAAAGGCAAAGGAACATGAAGAAAATGACCGGAATGAACGTCGATACCGTCTGGATACCCGTACCGATGCCGTTCGCCAACAGCGCCACGACAACGCCTGGCGCGCCAACCTTCGTCAGGAGTTCCGTCATGCCGTCCACGAAAATTCCACCGAACAGGATGTCGAAGAAATCGATAAACGCGCTGCCGACCTTCACCGCAAACCAGAACACCAGATACATGGCAACGAGGAAAAGCGGAATTCCCAGAATGCGGTTCAGGAACAGTTTGTCGAGTTTGTCGGTCCGCGTGCGCTTGGTAGTATTGTCGCGGATGACCGCCTTCGCGATATCGCGGGCATAGGAGTAACGGGAATCAGCCAGCGCAAATTCCACCTCTTCGCCCAAGTCTTCTTCAATCTTGTCGTGCGGGATTTCGACACCGAGCTCGTCGGCAAGTTCCAGCACTCGCCCGCTATGCTCCAGGTACTGCACCGCCGTCCAGCGCGGGCTTGCGCCAAGTTTGTCGGCTACGGGCTTGAGCGGCACCGCAATTTCTTCAATCAGTTTTTCCAGGACTTCGGAATGCTTGACCGCCTTCGGGAGCGGGAGTTCGCGGCTATTGTGCAGCAGCTTGTGCAAGTCGTTCACGAATCCTTCGCAGCTCTTGGGCGAAACCGCCGTGAGGCCAATCGCCGTCACGCCGAGGATTTCTTCGAGCTTGTGCAGATCCACATGGATGCCGCGACTCGCCGCGATGTCCATCATGTTCACCGCCAAGACCATCGGCACGCCCTTTTCCATCAGCTGGCTCGTGAGGAACAGGTTGCGCTCCAGGTTCGTCGCATCCAAGATGTTCACGACCAAGTCCGCCTCGCCCTTGAGCAGGTAATCGAGGGCGGCACGCTCGTCTTCGGAGTTTGCAAACAGTGCGTAAATACCCGGCAAGTCCACCACGCGAATCGTGTGGTTGTCGAGCTTAAACTGGCCTTCCTTCTTTTCGACAGTCACGCCAGGCCAGTTGCCCACAATCTGGTTCGAGCCGGTAAGCGAGTTAAAGAGCGCCGTCTTTCCGCAGTTCGGGTTGCCCGCAATCGCAATCGTGAAAACTTCTTTCTCGATAGGCATCAGACTCTCCTCAACTTGAGCACGTTGGCTTCTTGCTTGCGGAGCGAAAGCCTGTACGAAAGCACGCTCACCTCGACCGGGTCGCCGAGCGGTGCCACCTGCAAAACCTGCAATACCACACCGCGCACAAGCCCCATCGACAAAAGTTTGGACTTGTACTGAGAATCACCCGTGTTGTATCCAATAATTTCGGCCTTGTCGCCTTTTTTTAGTTCCGAAAACTTCGGTTCGTTATTCATACACCAACGATTTACTTTTTCGTAGATTTAGCGGCAGTCTTCGACTTTTTTGCCGTCGCACCCGTACTAGGGGAATTCACAAAATCCTCGATCCTCTCGAGAGTTTCCGCCGAAAGAATGTGTTCCATGCAGCAGGCGTCCTTGTCAGCAATCGCCTCGGAGATACCGAGCTTGATCAAGAAACTCTTCAGCAGAATGTGACGGTTCAGAATCTGGGACGCCACGAGCGCGCCTTCCGAGGTGAGTTCGATACCGCTGTACGGCTCCTGCGTCACAAGGCCCAGCTTCTTGAGTTCGATTACCGCCTTGGCAACCGACGGCATCTTGACCTTGAGCGCCGCCGCAATGTCTCGGACACGGGCAATCCCGTTCGCAAGGCGCAGCATGTGCACCATTTCCAAGTAGTCTTCAAGGCTCTGACTTAACTTTACTTGTTCCATAGGACGGCTCCGATTAGACGAAAAACACACCTTATATATTAGTCAACGCTAAATTTAGAAAGCCTCGGCTAATTAGTAAAGGCTAAACTGCGGAAAATGGGGGTAAAAAGGGGCGTTACCCGGCTCGTCCCTCGCCGGGTCGGGCTATACTCGCTTCGCTCACCGAGCCTATAGTCTCGGCCCCAAGGGGTCACTATCCCTAACGCGGAACGCGAATTAACAATTCATTCTATTTCAGCAGACGCACTAATCTAAACTATAACGACATCAAGGACCTAGAGAAAATCTCGACACACTGATGAGCAATTTAATCACCGATTACCCCTGCGAGTTCTTCTTTTTTGCCCTGTATGCGACCTTGCGTTCGCCAACGCAGTTCAAGGCAAGCGCTTTGTTCATGTAGTTCGCGCGTTCTAGTTCTATTGCGTTGCGCAGAGTCCTTGTAAGAAAATCGTTAGGACTTGAGCCAGCTTCGGCCGCCAACTTTCGTACTGTTTCTTGCAAGTCGTAAGGAACCTGGACAATCATGCTCTTCATCGGAGTTATGTGCAGTTCGCCGCCGACGGCCTCCGACATCTTCAGCAACTGCTTGTACGAAGGATTCGTTTTCAAGGATGCAATACGCGAGATAGCGCTTTGCGTCGTGCCCATCTTGTCGGCGACATCTTGCTGCGTGAGCCCCAAGGAATCTTTCAGGAAATCAAAATCCGTCAGGAAGGCCGACAGCGCCTCGTATGTCTTGGAGTACAAATCCAAACCTTCGTCTTCTTTTTCGAGCGAAGACATAAAGTCGATAACTTGATTCTTTTTCATTGCATAACTCCCTGTTTGACAAGTTCTCTGTATTGCTTCAGTTTTGCAAATGCTGTCCCGAGTTTCATCGGTTCCTTTTTGTGTTTCAATTCCGCGCATAACAAAATGAGCGTGCTGATTTCGTTTATTGCCATGCAGAAATATATTCTAAAAACTCCGCCTTTCGCCTGCTTTGGAATTCGCATCTCGTACAAGCCGTCATATTCCTTCGGAAACTTGTAAATTTGTTCATTCAGCAAAAAAGGCGACAAATCCATAACAGTCGAAAGGACCTTCAGAAAACTCTTGACCCGTAGATACAAATCCAGACGATGCCTTGACAGATCCTTTATTTCTTTGCCGACATCTCCTGTTTCGTCTTTGGGGTCTGCTTTTTCTGCCTCAAAAAATTGCACATTCGGAAAGAACTTGAACTTCATATACTAAATATAGCATATTTGCTATATTTAGTCAATAATTTTTTTTTTTATTTTCTAATAAGGAATTAGTTCTGCAAGTTCGCTTTGCACAGCGGGGATGCTTGCGTAGTTCAGCTGTTCTAATTCTTAATCAATCCTGCTAGTTCACTTTGTGCCGCGGGATTGTTCGCGTAATTCCGCATGACGGATTTCATATCGAGGAGGATGCAGTGGATTTTGTGGTAAGGCCTTTTGCAGTCTTTCCAATCGCCGTAAATGTAGCCAGCGCGCTTCATTTGGAAGATCGCAGAGCTCGCCAAAGTGCCTTCAGCTTCCGCGCAATATGGCATAATGAAGGCGTTGTAAATGCTTAAAGTGTCATCCTGAGCGAAGTGTAACGAAGTCGAAGGATTTTCCTCCATCTTTTCCACATATTCCGCATAAGCTATCTGCTTACACACGGATTCGGCCCCCGGCAAATGCGAATTGAAACCAGTCAAGCCGTATTTGTAGTACTTTGAATCAAGGATATACACACCCTCCCCCACAACCATTATCGTATCTGGTCGGAGTGTGGAACGTTTCGGGTCGTTCAGAACTATTTCCTCTTCGGATTCATCAAGTTTTTCATCGCGGCGTCCGTCATTCCACCGTAAATGCGGATTGAATTTATCCTTGGCAACTCCCTGCGGCAACTTCCCGAAAATTCTATCAACCATCGCTTCCCACACAGGGGCGAAGGTGTTTACGCCAAACAACGGCTCGTTTTCACTACCATCTTCGCCACGATTTTCCTCGTTTCCCAAATAACGGACCATCTTTAGCATGGCATGGAAAAGTTCCAAATGTTTGTCATTGAATGTTGCCGCAATTTTATCCTGAATTACTTCTGCAAACAATTCGTAATCAAACAAAAGTTCCGATTCTTCGACTTCATTTTCTAAAATGCCGTATAGCGAACCAATCAGCCGAGCAGATTCTTTAACGCAAAACTTGTGGACGAGCGTAATCAAGTTGTCTTCACGGTAACTCGTCTTGCGCGTAATCAAGTTCAGATATACAACCTGATCGTGACCTTCTTCGTCTTTGACGACCTGCGGCTTAATTCTTTTAATTGTTCGCGGCCAGCTGATTTTGCCGGAGAAACCCTTCTTGTAAATCGTTTCGGATTCCACAAAGTAGCCGAAATCGAGATAGTACCGCAATACCGAAAGATACGCGTAGAACGGGAAATCCAGTTGGGATTTTCTCAAGTCTTCTTCGGAGAAATAGCTTTGCAGGGATTTATCGTTCAATACAGCAATAAGTTGGTAGAAATCCCGCTTGCAAATATCTTCAGAAGGCTTAGACGCACGATACCCCATCGGGAAATAGATCTTAGGTTGATTGTCTTCAATCCTTATCCCGACAAACGATTTGTCCTTCTTTTCGTCACTTGAATACCAGGCATCATACACGCAAAAATCCGCAAAAAACGTGAAAGCCTTTTGTGCAGGTTCTGCGATATGTTGAGCAAGAGCTGTCATTTAGGTATTCGCCTGCTTTTGCAACTTTGCCTTATCAACGTCATTCATCTTGAAAATCTTTTCAAAGGACTCAAATCCGACAGACGTTTCAAAAGCGTCTATCAAATCCGAAAGCGAGTTGACTTTGTCGTCCTTGACGAAAATCTCGCCAGACTTATTGCGCTTGAAAACGTCGTCCCACAGATATTTGAGAACCTTTTCCGCGAAGTCTTCTTTCTTGATTTTATCTACACCGTTAATCTTTTCACCGGTGATAAACCAACCGCCCAGACACTTGTCGTCAGCCTTCAAAATAGCCGTCTGTGGCAAGAGAATCTTCTCGTTTATCCATTCACGGAAATCGCCCCAGCAAACGCCGGTGTCGTCAATCTCCGTTTTATATTGGGCGGAATTTTCGTCCAAGACATTCCGAATCATCTTTGACTTGAAGCGACGCTGGAACGCATTATCCATCGTGAACACGTTCTGGTCATTTGTATTCATCGTCGCGTAAATAGAAAGATTCGGCGGCAAGCGCACAGCAGTATTGTTGATAAACTTTATTTCGTTACCGTATGGGACGGAATCGTCGTATTCAATCTTTTCCGGATTATCCGTACTCTTCTGACGAATATACGCGTTCACATCAATGTTTGTAACTCCGTAAGAACTCCAACCCGTATTGTAGATGTTCCCCGAAAGTTCTTCAGGGCCATCTTCCGGGCGTATACGGTCCAGTAACTGGAACATTTCCCCAAAAATAGCGGCCGCATTGCCGCGGTTGATTTCCTCGATAACCAAGAAGAACGGCTCCGCGGGATTGCGATAGGCCCTGCGCACGATTTCCGCAAACGGACCCGGTTTAAAGCGATATTCGACACCGCCGTTGTCCGGCTTCACGTAAGGATAAATCTGCCCCACGAAATCCGCATTGCAGTATTCCGGGTGGAATACGCAACGAACCTTATGATATTCCTTGTCCGTGACGCCGTATTTATCCAATTCGGCGTTGATGACCTTGTTCACTTCGTAGCTCTTGCCGCACCCCGGAACACCGTAGTAGATGGTTTGAGAGGGGATGAAATCAGGAAGTGGCAAAGTCGGCTGAATATTTTCTGATACACTAGAATTGGTTTCAATTTGATTTGTTGAAATTTCTTTTACAGCACTTGCGTCATGACAAACAATGTTGACTTCATTATCTTTCTCGGCACACTCAAAAACCTTTATCGTTTTAGAAATTTCGCCATTATATGTTGTTGGAATGCGATTATCTGTATTATGCTCATTAGCCCATTTTATGATTTCTGCGGGAGAGGCTTTGATTTGCTTAAGTACTTTTGAGTATTTAAATCCAAAATAATGCACTCCAGGGTATCCATTTTCCACCCATTCTTGACGTAAAATTGTTGCCATTTTCTGAATTATTTGCTCGTTATTTAATCCATGAACAAATGATTCGTCAAAAATTGGAAATTCCAAATATTTCTGAAAATCGTATTTTTCTCGCTCTTTGATTTCCCACGAAGCCCAATCAGTCCATTCAGTTTCTGGCAACTTGAGGTTTTTCCACTGCTCTTTATCATAATTAGCATCTGCATCTACACAATAGAAATTTAGGGTATCAAAATGCTCTACAAAAAGACCATAACATGTAAGCCTTGTGTTAAAATGTTTCTGAATTCGTTCAAAAGAATCTGAATTTTTGGTTGATAGTCCAAAACTTGTATGAGGTGAATACTTTATGGAACGTCTTCCAAAATGAAACTTATTCTCGTCCTGAATTTTTGTAAACAAAAGTATGATTGGTATGTCACGAAATGTTTTTACTTCATTTCCACAACGCACAATAATCGTGTCAAACCTACTTGCCAGCTGTATTTCTTGATTTTGCGAACTCTTATAAGATTCGCTCGCCGTTACAAAAAATTTTTGTTTTCCCAAAATACATGACACCTCTGCCAATGGAATGGAATTAAAAAACATTCCCTTTAGAAGGTTCTCATATCCTTCCGCCTTAAAATGATATGGTGGCAGATTTCCATTACCTTCGTGTGACTGACCAAGAGAAGTTTCCCACGAAGGGCATTCTCCATTTTTAGGTGTGAAAATCAATGATCCCTGATCAAGTCTCATAATTGCCTCCAAATGTGAGCGATCAAAATTCCGACGACATTCACATCCCAGCCGTTGCCTGCTCTTTTAGACAACTGCGAATACGATTGTCCGTCAAAGTTGATTTCGCATTTCTTTTTATCGCGAGATATGTCAAACCCCATTAAACGGAATTGCTCATGAACAGACATTTTCCTAACGATTTCTTTGCCCTTGTTTTTTCCAGTTTTCTTAGGAGGTTCGATAACACGAAGACTATTATGTTCTGGTTGTGTAATCGTTATGCTGTATCCATCTGTCTTAATCTTCTTGTTATATACGTCAAAACATAATGGCGTTTTCACAACGAAAGAATCAATGTTGTGCTTAACCTTCAAGTGAGCAATTTGTTCATCAGACAAATAAAGTGTCTTGTCAGGGGCATCATCTAAAAAATCTGCCATTTTCACCTTGCTTTGAATTTTGTCTGGTTTAAGATTGAAGTTTTCCGGTAATCCACCTAATCGAGCGAACATCCAAAGGCGCTCTCTATTTTGCGGAACCCCATAATCCTTCGAGTTCAGAACAACTTTCGCTAAAGTGTTTTCCTCTGTCGTACCATATCCCATTTCAATCAGGTCTTTTACAAGTTGATCATGGACGGGCTTAAATTTTCCAGAAGTAAAACCTTTAACATTCTCCAAAAGGATATACTTCGGCTTTTTTACTCGACATATTCGAATGATGTGTCCAAGCATTGCTCCTCGACCATAGGGATCTTCTGTCCCCATTTGCATTCCTGCGGAAGAGAATGGCTGGCAAGGAAAACCGCCTGTAAACAAATCAAAATCAGGCAATTCATTAGGGTCAATCTGTGTGATGTCGCCCCAATTCTTTATAGGATTTCCTTTCTCGTCTCGATGATTTGCGTCAAAGAGTTTTGAAGCGTATTTATCGAACTCTGAATAACCAACAACAGTGTAATCAAAATTCGTCAAAGCTTTTTTTGCTCTTTTCAATCCAAAGGATGCTCCGCCATAACCAGCAAAGCCTTCAAAAACCCTGATTACATTCTTCTTCTGTCGAGTCTGGGCCATATCGCTCCATTTTGAAAGTGAACGAGTTCACTCTCGCGGGAGCGGTTCTGGCCGATTCGCTTAGCCGGGGTGCAGGCAAAAAAAACGGCGGGGAGCCGACTCACTCCTCGCCTAAAAGCGCGACATTTTCAAAAGAATACAATACACCCGCAAAAACCCGAGCGGATACACTACGCCCCGGGTACACTACGCCCATGCAACCCACGGGCGACGGCGAGTCATTGTCTTATTCTCGTATTCGTGAAAGTGTCTAGTTTCCAGATGAAGAACAAGAGCGATACTCAACGAGCGTTCACCCTCGTTCTTGCAGACACATCCAAGCTTTTTCTGGATATAAAAAAGGCGTGGAGTTGAATGCACCTATCATCTGGAGGCCTAGACTGCCCGAATACAACAAGCGCAAACAACTCACGCCCCATAATAGCCGTTTGCCTACAGGCAGATTTATCAAATATGCATGTACCAAAACGATGCGGCAGGCTTGCGCCGGTCGCAGACGTGAGCGTTCGCCTTATTCTCCGTATTCATGAAAGTGTCTAGTTTCCAGATGGAGAACAAGAGCAAAAACTCTATTTTCATCCAAAATATAAATTATTCCGGTGTCAAAAGATGTCGCCACGCCCGGAAGGCAAGAAAAAAGCGTAAAAATGCAGAATTCAACCGCCTGCAGGGGTCGATTTTCCTCGAAATTGTCAAAATTTCCGCAAAATTCGCCAATTGTCATAATATGACATTTAAGGAATGTATATTTGCGTCGAGAACACTTTTCCCCGCCTTTTTTGCTTGTAGGCGGATTGGAGTAGAAGATGAATGAAGTTGAAAGCAAAATTCTTGTGTTGAGAGATCAGCGAGTTATCCTTGATTGCGATTAGTTAATGTTGCCGAGAAAAAGGAGGTGGTCAAAAATTTTGACCACCTTGCCAAGCTAAAATACAGTCCTGTTAATCCAACAGCCTTTACTGAACGCGGTCTCTACATGCTTGCGACAATTTTGAAAGGGCGAGTCGCAACGCAAACAACTATCAACATCATCAATACATTCGTAGAAATTCGCGAGTTGTCTCGTGCCATTGCTCGCGTTCCTGAAGTTGTTGATGAAAATGAAAAGAAGTCTTTGTTGAAAAGAAGCGGCGAAATCATTTCTAATGTCCTCGCCTCGGATTCTACAAGTTTGGAAAGCGAAATGGAAATAGAATTGAATTTGGCGATGGTCAAGATAAGGCACAAAATAAAGAAAAAGTCAAATTGAATCAGAATGGCAAAAGGTGACAAAAAGGGAGTTTCCTTGCCTTTTTTACTCAGCTTTTTTATACCACAGGAAAACTTGGAATCACAAAATGTGATTTCAAGTTGGGGCGGCGACAGGTTTATGCCCTATGTTTTTACGGAACAGGGATTTGCCATGCTTTCATCCGTTCTGAAAAGTTTGATGCACTCACGCGCACTCTACATAAATCAAATCGATTCGGCCCTTGATAACGCGGTCCATTTTGATTTTCCAGCCGTTCGATTCCAAGAAGGCCTTGTATTCCTTTTCGGTCCATTCGTGGGCAAAGCGGATGCCCACGAGGCTCAGGAATTTTTGCCACAGGTTCTTCTTGCCGCCTTCGCGGAAAAAGAAGTTCGGGGCAATCAGCAAGCCGCCATCCTTTAAGACTCGGCGAATTTCTTCAAGCGCCTTTTCAGGATTCGGAATAATATGGAGCGCATTCGCGATGACTACAACGTCAAAGAAATTATCCTCAAATCGTAACGACGTCGCATCAGCCACTTCGAAACTCAAGTTATCTGGATTCTTCGCCTTGAGTGCGGTTTCAATCATCTTCGGCGCAAAATCCGTTGCCACCACGGACTTTGCGGCAGGCGCAATATGCCGCGCAATCATCCCGGGACCAGTTGCAAGTTCAAGCACAATCTTGCCCTTGGCAACTTCGCCGATACGCGCATACAGATAATCGTAGATATTCTTCTGCGTGCGCATCGAAAATTCATAAACCGGTGCGAAGAAATTCCAAATATTCATATTTCAAAG is a genomic window of Fibrobacter sp. UWB5 containing:
- a CDS encoding AAA family ATPase; its protein translation is MRLDQGSLIFTPKNGECPSWETSLGQSHEGNGNLPPYHFKAEGYENLLKGMFFNSIPLAEVSCILGKQKFFVTASESYKSSQNQEIQLASRFDTIIVRCGNEVKTFRDIPIILLFTKIQDENKFHFGRRSIKYSPHTSFGLSTKNSDSFERIQKHFNTRLTCYGLFVEHFDTLNFYCVDADANYDKEQWKNLKLPETEWTDWASWEIKEREKYDFQKYLEFPIFDESFVHGLNNEQIIQKMATILRQEWVENGYPGVHYFGFKYSKVLKQIKASPAEIIKWANEHNTDNRIPTTYNGEISKTIKVFECAEKDNEVNIVCHDASAVKEISTNQIETNSSVSENIQPTLPLPDFIPSQTIYYGVPGCGKSYEVNKVINAELDKYGVTDKEYHKVRCVFHPEYCNADFVGQIYPYVKPDNGGVEYRFKPGPFAEIVRRAYRNPAEPFFLVIEEINRGNAAAIFGEMFQLLDRIRPEDGPEELSGNIYNTGWSSYGVTNIDVNAYIRQKSTDNPEKIEYDDSVPYGNEIKFINNTAVRLPPNLSIYATMNTNDQNVFTMDNAFQRRFKSKMIRNVLDENSAQYKTEIDDTGVCWGDFREWINEKILLPQTAILKADDKCLGGWFITGEKINGVDKIKKEDFAEKVLKYLWDDVFKRNKSGEIFVKDDKVNSLSDLIDAFETSVGFESFEKIFKMNDVDKAKLQKQANT
- a CDS encoding DNA cytosine methyltransferase produces the protein MAQTRQKKNVIRVFEGFAGYGGASFGLKRAKKALTNFDYTVVGYSEFDKYASKLFDANHRDEKGNPIKNWGDITQIDPNELPDFDLFTGGFPCQPFSSAGMQMGTEDPYGRGAMLGHIIRICRVKKPKYILLENVKGFTSGKFKPVHDQLVKDLIEMGYGTTEENTLAKVVLNSKDYGVPQNRERLWMFARLGGLPENFNLKPDKIQSKVKMADFLDDAPDKTLYLSDEQIAHLKVKHNIDSFVVKTPLCFDVYNKKIKTDGYSITITQPEHNSLRVIEPPKKTGKNKGKEIVRKMSVHEQFRLMGFDISRDKKKCEINFDGQSYSQLSKRAGNGWDVNVVGILIAHIWRQL
- a CDS encoding class I SAM-dependent methyltransferase, translated to MNIWNFFAPVYEFSMRTQKNIYDYLYARIGEVAKGKIVLELATGPGMIARHIAPAAKSVVATDFAPKMIETALKAKNPDNLSFEVADATSLRFEDNFFDVVVIANALHIIPNPEKALEEIRRVLKDGGLLIAPNFFFREGGKKNLWQKFLSLVGIRFAHEWTEKEYKAFLESNGWKIKMDRVIKGRIDLIYVECA